GTCGAGTGTAAGACCACGGTCTAAGAAGATCTCACTGACCATGGTTGAACGCCCAGCTATTGCTAGGTCGCAGGCGAGTGCCAGATTGAGGCCGGCCCCAACGGCGACACCGTTTACCGCCGCGATCGTCGGCTTGGCGACGGTAGCGAGCGTTCGTGCACAGTGGTGGATTCTGGCGAGATGGCCCAGTGGGTTGCGCTCGTAGCTGGCGAGTGCCTTCAGGTCTGCACCAGCCGAGAAGCTATCGGCTGTCCCGGTTAGCACGATCACACGGACGGAGTCATCGTGGTCAGCGACGACCAACGCATCCGCAAGCTCGTCAAAATCCTCGAGTCTAAGCGCGTTCTTCTTCTCGACTCGGTTGATCGCGAGGACTGCGGTCGCCTCGTGGTTGGATCGTTCTATAACTCCCACGGGTTAGTTCTTGCGAATCGAGATAGGCACGTAAGCGCCGGTGCCGAGGCTTGCGCTCTCCTCGAAGTCCATCGAGGTGTCGAGATCTCCTTCGACGCTGGTAACCCAGGGGAGCTTCGCCTTTAGGATGCGCTCGACTCCGAGCTTAACCGTCGTTGTCGAGATCGCGCAGCTCGAGCAGGCGCCAGAGAGGCCGACGACGACCTCTCCGCTGTCGGTGTCGACAGATGCGAGGTAGAGATCGCCACCATCTGCCTGCACCGCCGGCCGGAGCTTGGCGAGCAGCGCCTCGAGTTGGGCACGTCGCTCTTGGTCTGTGTTACTCATCAGTGCTGATACCTTTTTACAGAGGTAGCGATCTCATCGTTTGCTTGGCCGAGATCTCGCCAGCCCTCAATGGTGACTGACTTGCCGGGCTCGAGGTCCTTGTAGTGAGCGAAGAAGTGCTCAACCTCGTCCTGTAGATGCTTTGGGATGTCGTCAAGCTTCTGGTAGCGATCATAACGGACGTCCTTGGCGGGGACGCCGAGGATCTTCACGTCGCGCCCATTCTCATCGGACATGACAAAGCATGCCACCGGGCGAACCTTGACGTGGCATCCCGGAAAGGTCGGAACTTCGACGAGAAGTAGGATATCGAGAGGGTCGCCATCCTCGCCGAGGGTCTCGTCGATGAAGCCATAGTCGAGTGGGTAGCCCATCGGCGTAAAGAGGGTGCGATCGAGCCAGACGGCGCCAGTCTCGTGATCGACTTCATACTTGTTCTTCGATCCACGTGGGATCTCAATGACTGCTGTGATCGGGTCCATGGTCTAACTCCTTGGTCGAGGTACCCTACTAGTTTACCTGCCCTGATAGGCTGGTAGGTAAACGACTCTATGGCTACCAAACGCTTACCAACATTGCTGCTCGCGATTGTTGCTGGTGTCGGTGCTGCGAACACGTACTACCTGCAGCCGCTGCTGCATGTCGTCTCGGTGTCGCTACACCTATCTGGCGGGAACGCGGGTTTCCTTGTCACCGTCACCCAAGCTGGCTTTGTGGTCGGGCTCGGCGTACTACTTCCGCTTGGAGACCGCTACGATCGCCGCTGGCTGATCGTACTTTCGTTGTTGCTCGCTGGCCTCTTCGATCTAGGTGCCGGGCTGGTAACTGGCACGATCTCATTCGGGGTTTCGTTGCTCGGGGTGGGTATCTTCTCGGTTGTAGCCCAGTTCGCGGTCACTTATGTCGCTGCTGCTGCGCCAG
This genomic interval from Ferrimicrobium acidiphilum DSM 19497 contains the following:
- a CDS encoding inorganic diphosphatase is translated as MDPITAVIEIPRGSKNKYEVDHETGAVWLDRTLFTPMGYPLDYGFIDETLGEDGDPLDILLLVEVPTFPGCHVKVRPVACFVMSDENGRDVKILGVPAKDVRYDRYQKLDDIPKHLQDEVEHFFAHYKDLEPGKSVTIEGWRDLGQANDEIATSVKRYQH
- a CDS encoding NifU family protein encodes the protein MSNTDQERRAQLEALLAKLRPAVQADGGDLYLASVDTDSGEVVVGLSGACSSCAISTTTVKLGVERILKAKLPWVTSVEGDLDTSMDFEESASLGTGAYVPISIRKN
- a CDS encoding enoyl-CoA hydratase/isomerase family protein; the protein is MGVIERSNHEATAVLAINRVEKKNALRLEDFDELADALVVADHDDSVRVIVLTGTADSFSAGADLKALASYERNPLGHLARIHHCARTLATVAKPTIAAVNGVAVGAGLNLALACDLAIAGRSTMVSEIFLDRGLTLDYGGSALLVQRIGLHRAKELAFFASRLVGEELLTWGLVNAVVDDDQVLPTVLEWADRLSERSPTALALTKSLLNRAAASLTQAIDLEVIAQVAALSDPSIGSTLTNF